The following nucleotide sequence is from Vitis vinifera cultivar Pinot Noir 40024 chromosome 14, ASM3070453v1.
ATCACTCCGCTAAAATGGCCTTCCCATTCCTTAGATACCAGGACACGATCTAACCTTGAAAGGGCCTTATTATTCAAGCCCCCACTCCAAGTAAAAGATCCCCCAAGCAAAGGAAGATCCCTCAATTGAAGATCATCTATGACCTTTGTAAATCTTCTCATTGCTGAAGACAACCTAGAGGCACCAGTACGCTCCCCTGGAAATCTCACAACATTGAAATCTCCACCAATGCACCATGGGTCTGTAAATCTTCTCTTTGTTTATTATGCTTTGGTTGGTTGCAAGAACATCTTGTGAAAGATGAGAAATTAGAAGTACAAAAACCATATTAGAATATCTCTTTTTGATGGATTTCTTATCCTGATTTACACATCTTTGTACATCTTATGCAACTTTGGCTCTTGTTTCTTATgatattatatgtttttaattaaagaaaaaaaactactagcattaattattttgattgccttgtagttttttttgtgatttaaaTTTATGAGTTTACTGTTTTAGGTTCTTCCTTGTCAATACTAACGATTTATttccatctttattttattttcttgttttttttttcaaaaaaaaaaaaaaaagttccttACACTAgaaaatccataatttttttgttgttgcaATATAAACTAAACTTAATTCTCtctttggttgctgagaaaagcTAGAAAAAGATGtgaaattagatttttaatcttaaaattttttatcatttgagttttggaaaaacCAAAAACTCCATTCAACTTCCTTTTCTTCGAGCTTTTTGCTTATCAGTTGTGTTAACTCTTTCAACTACTAAATCCCTGTGATACCCTGATCCTTCAATTTCACCCAACTTGCTCATGTTGATGTGACATGGGTGTGGGTATGGGATCCTTGTTGGACACTCTTATTTTACTTTAGGTGTAGctgtttgttttttcattaatagtCTGTTATTCTTTCAACTTTCTTAGTAAATTacataagagaaaaagaagagttagttgaaaagtgaattttgtaagaatattttAGGATAAGAAGACAAAAAGGGTTGGAGagatattttcaatttatttttaattgatttttcttttattgtgcCGTATCCCAACACATGtacccatttttatttatttattttttattttttatcctttttagtCGAGTTCCCATATTGTAAAATTTGAGTGGTGTAGGATCAGGCACATACCTCCTTCCAACTCGCATATCCAAACCTGTGCAACATAGCTAAATCCTGAAGAAAGCATGTGGGGAGCAGGGTAGGGAAAAAAAGGATTAGAGAGAAACGATGAGAGGTTTTAAAAAGGATATGCTAGCTTCcaatttattttagttaattttttcttctattatgaCGTATTCCAGCACCTGTACGTGTTTTTGGATCCTTTTTAACCGAGTCCCTGTATCGTAAAATTTGATGTTGTGAAGGATCAGAGACTTAGATGCATACTGCAACTGATGGTTATACTCAAACCCATGCAAAATAGCTAAATCCTCCCAAAAAAAGCATGGGAGCAAGGTTTTTTTTGGTGGTGGGGGACTGTTTTTTTTTCAGCAATCAAAGGGAGCATAAAACATCTAAGcttaattgaattttgatctaaaatttgttcatttgtttattatttatttaatggatGACTTCCTTCGGTATATGAAAATTTGTTCATTTATAGCttgcattttcattttcagtTATTGTTGTATTGGTGCAATTGATTTCATtgtaaaatcttatttttgcatttggTTCATTTGTTTTTCTACACCTGGGGAGTGGTGATTTAACTCCTTTATTCTTTGCAGACTGAATGGACCAGAGAAGAAGATGAGAAACTACTTCATCTTGCCAAGCTCATGCCAACACAATGGAGAACAATTGCTCCCATTGTTGGACGTACTCCTTCTCAGTGCCTTGAGCGTTATGAAAAGCTCCTTGATGCAGCCTGTGTCAAGGATGAGAACTACGAACCCGGAGATGACCCGCGTAAACTGCGTCCTGGAGAGATTGACCCAAACCCAGAATCAAAGCCTGCCCGTCCAGATCCTGTTGATATGGATGAGGATGAGAAGGAAATGCTTTCAGAAGCTCGAGCTCGGTTAGCCAACACGAGAGGTAAGAAGGCCAAAAGAAAAGCTAGAGAAAAGCAGCTTGAAGAAGCCAGGAGGCTCGCGTCTTTGCAGAAAAGGAGAGAACTTAAGGCTGCTGGAATTGATGGTAGACATCGTaagaggaaaaggaaaggaatagattacAATGCGGAAATCCCCTTTGAGAAGAAGCCACCTCCAGGCTTTTTTGATGTCACTGATGAAGAAAGGCTAGTTGAGCAGCCCAAGTTTCCTACCACCATTGAAGAACTTGAAGGCAAAAGAAGGGTTGATGTAGAAGCACAATTAAGAAAACAGGATGTTGCAAAGAATAAAATTGCACAAAGACAAGATGCCCCATCAGCTATATTGCAAGCCAATAAGATGAATGACCCAGAAACAGTTAGGAAAAGGTCAAAACTGATGCTTCCTGCCCCACAGATTTCAGACCATGAGTTAGAGGAAATTGCAAAGATGGGTTATGCTAGCGATCTTCTTGCTGGGAACGAGGAGCTCACAGAAGGGAGTGGGGCAACACGTGCTCTTCTTGCAAATTATTCCCAGACACCACGACAGGGGATGACTCCTTTACGAACCCCACAAAGAACACCGGCTGGTAAGGGTGATGCTATCATGATGGAAGCAGAAAACTTAGCTAGATTGAGAGAATCACAGACACCATTATTAGGAGGAGAAAATCCTGAGTTGCACCCTTCAGATTTTTCAGGGGTCACCCCCAAAAGAAGGGACGTCCAAACGCCAAATCTAATGCTGACTCCTTCTGCGACTCCTGGAGGTGTGGGCTCGACTCCTAGAATTAGCATGACTCCATCAAGGGATGCCCATTCTTTTGGTATAACCCCAAAAGGAACTCCCATTAGAGATGAGCTCCACATTAATGAAGATATGGATATGCATGATAGTGCAAAACTTGAGCTCCGGAGGCAGGCTGATCTAAGAAGGAACTTACGTTCTGGTTTAGGCAGTCTTCCACAGCCCAAGAATGAGTACCAAGTAGTTATCCAACCTATTCCAGAAGATAATGAAGAACCAGAGGAGAAGATAGAAGAAGATATGTCTGATAGGCTAGCTAGAGAAAGGGCTGAGGAGGAAGCCAGGCAGCAGGCATTACTTAGGAAGAGATCAAAAGTACTGCAGAGAGAGCTCCCTAGACCTCCTGTTGCTTCATTAGACCTCATTAGAAATTCTCTGATGAGGGCTGATGAAGACAAGAGTTCCTTTGTTCCTCCTACGTTGATTGAGCAGGCTGATGAAATGATAAGAAAGGAGCTGCTTGGCTTACTTGAGCATGATAATGCAAAGTATCCACTTGATGAAAAAACagagaaggagaaaaagaaaggaggCAAGCGCTCTGCAAATGGAAAATCTGCTGGTTCTGTCCCTGACATAGAAGATTTTGAAGAAGCTGAACTAAAAGAGGTATATGCTATGTTGCAACTCTATTTAAATTAAGTCTTTTGTTAGTTTCTTTACTGCTTCTATCATCGTCTAacttttatgacattttttctTGTTGTGGTTAGTATCTAAGCATCATGGTgaaattaataatgatattaacaTAGAATAGGTGATctaccttttttcttttgttaatgACCCTGGAATTATGTCTTTAATGAATGATAAttgtttttgtgtttgttttttgtttcatgGCAcccttctaggtgagactcatAGAAGGTATTAGTGAGACTCAggtttctctttctcttctttctttctctttgtttttctgAGACTCTTAAGGTTTAATTTTATCACTCTCCTCTTTCTCTTCTCtatccttttttcttgtttcactTTCTTTCCACTGCTACAACTTTACTTCTTAATAACCTGCTAGGGCAGCCTAGTTGGTTAGGATAAACACTGGGAAGTGTGGTCATAGTAAGTGGTACATGGTTCTGGGTTCAAATCCTACCACTGATGATACCTTAAATTTACCCGATGCTGGTTGTTACGGGGCGGTTAGCATCCCGAGGTTTGGGTCCCTATGGAGAGTCCTAAGTCCTGGGTTCGAAACTTTACTTCTTATTTCCCCTCCTTACATTATAAAAGAGTGACTGTGTAACCCACCTTATTTGATCATGGAGCATCCACCTTAAGGCTACTCAAATCAGGACTGTTAAACGAAATCTTAACAAATGAATAAAGTTTCATTTATTGCTATGTCTAACTTGATTAAAATTTCTTTACTTGTATATGATTATTCAAGCATCCTGCATGAGTAGGTAAATAAATTGTCAAATGGCTTAGAGTGTGCTTGACAATGATTGtgggaagtgtttttagtctttctaatacttggaaaatgtttatttttcaagtattagaaatgctagaaacacttctcaaaatcattgtcaaacgcaTTCTTAGTATCATTTGAAGTTGTGTCTCTTGGTTTTAGTTTTCAACTCATTTTTCTGAAATTTCCTCCAAATATCGGTTCTCTTCAATTGATAATGTTTCTAAAGGGGAATGCTTTGCGatctttttgtataaggaatgttgagttgtttttctttgttttgtctcTTCTAGTACCCTTTGGAGAAGGCTTCTCTACCTCTAAGTTTGATTAGATTTTGTTCATTTGTAAAAGGATTTTTCATCCTTAACTTttacttttaatccattttaatgaatatgtttttttttttttaaataaaaaaataatatttctaaaatGGATTAAGCTCTCGACTTGGTTGTAGTATCATATGAAGGTGCAACTCATTGTTTTAGATTCAACATAGCCTCTAAAATTAATGCCAAAAGCATTGGTTTTCTTAGTATGATAATATTTTCAactctaagaataaaatatttgcaAGGTAGcgtacatacatacatacatacataaaaaaaaaacttggaaagTTGCTTTTCTATACTTGTGGCTTGGAAAGTTGCTCCTTCATACTTGTTCTAGACTTTGTGGAGGGAGAGAATTAGTCTAAAAGCAAGAATCctatttcaattgatttttagtTAAAGCCTTACAATCACCTTAGAGCTAGGAAGTCTTGTTTCTTTTCCAACAGGTGTTACTTGGAACTCTTGAATGCCACTGAAGATGGGTTTTTTTTTGGCTTGGGAAGCTATTTGGAATAAGgttttaattttgaatcatttttaaagGAGAGGCCTCGAATCATCTTCAGAGGAGAGGGTGGTCGTTGGTGAACAAATGTTTCCTTTGTCACTTGGAGGAAGAATCGATCAATCACATCCTTATTCACTATGTCAAAACAAGGGTTTTATGGAAtttattgttttccttgtttgGTGGGTCATGGATGCTTTCTCTTCAGTTAGAGAAACACTTTTGCTATACCAaggctcttttgtgggtaaaaaaaggaaaagagtgTGGATAGCTGCTCCTTTATGCTTATTTTAGGCAATTTGGATTTGTCCAAATTGAGCCGCATTTTGTTCGAAGGTTCAAACAATGTtttctttgtaatctttgggcTTGGTCTAGGTTGTTTTTAGCCTTAGGTCCTTGTTCTACtgtagattttgttgattggttgggttcatATTGAGGTGGTGTCGTTTTTTGTTGTCTCTCCCTCCTTTGGGTGGCATCTTTAGGTGTCCATTGTATACTACCTGTGTACTCTGGGGCGCTTTTTAggtgtttctttctttttaatatattcctttaccacaaaaaaagaaaaaaaaaaagtggtcaGCCAAGTCATCATCTTGCTTGCGAAGGTAGCAGCCATTAACTAAAGACCATCCACTTGCAAATGTAGAAACTTATCTTAGAAGTGACCTTGGAATGCCAAACTGCTTTAGTTGGAAATAAAGAAGACTCCCTTGTAAAAAAATTGTAGTAGGATCCAATAGAGAAAGAGCCATTCTTGGTTAAATTCCACACAAGCTTATCCTCCAATTCATTTGCTGCTGACAGGGACTCAGCAGCTGTAACAAAGAGTCCACTAAAATCTCATCCCAGTTAAAGAAGTTCCTTCTATACTCCAATCCCAACATTTAGTAACTGGGGCTTCTTTTTGAGCTGCTGTGCTATATGCTTTGGGGAAGCAATCTTTCATCGGTCTACTTTCACACCAAAGGTCATACCAAATCTCATCTTGTTACAATTTCCAATCAAGTAGCTCATCCTTGCAAAAAAATCTTCACTTTCCTTATGGCTTTCCACAAACTCAACCCATAGATAGCTCTACTCTCTCTAAAATGCCAACCTCCTTTGACTTCCCCCATGCTTACCCACAATCACTTTTCTCTCCATAAATTATCTCACTCATTCGCAAATCTTTAGACCACTTCACAACAAGGCCTTATTGAACGGCCTAAGACTCCTAATTTGAACACATAATACCCCACCTTACTAAATGGATCTTAGTATTAAATTTTGAGTATGtacaagaaaatacaaagagaaTGGTAAGGACGTTGAAGGTCTCTATGGAGAGGAAGACCTTCTTGGTTAGGTTCGAAGGTGAGGCCGGTGGAAAATGGTGCTCGCTTACAGAGCACAGTAGAGGCTCGGTTTTTGCCTTAGGCTTTGAGAAGGAAGAGGTTGGTTGGTTGATAGAACATTTGATGAAGGCCATGGAGATGAAGAACCACATGGGTTTCAACAGAAAATTAAGAGGAAAAACCAGAGTCCATTTAATGGAGGTTTGCTTCAACAATCATGGTAGGTTTATAAGGCTCTCAGAGTTCGCTTCCAACAGAAAGTCAACTTTTCTGGTAATACCTGAGGGAGAGAATGGTTGGGGATGGGGACATCTAATGATTGCGTTGTCTTCAATGTTGGTGGTCCCCTCCTCGAGTATTGTTTAAAAGGGAAGGTAGAGGAGGGAAGAAGGGACTTTTCACAAACATGTGGGTCCTTTGTACCGGTCCTTCGCGAATGTAGTTAGAGAAGAAGGACCCAGGAGAGGAGGCCTTGTTCCAGTCGGGAGATGGATGAGAGCTGTGGTGTGCGAATGACATGTTGGTTTTGTTAACTGAGTTGAGATTGGCCGGGCTCTGGCGAAAAGATTAGGGCATAAAGGTCTGGTGACTATCGTCCCCTTCTCCGGtggaaaatgattattttttgtagAAGCCATAGAGGAAGCTTTATCACTCCACGATTTAAGGTTTATCAGGATTAAGAGTGGGCTTACAGTCTTGTTGAGAAGATGGTCGCCAAAGGAAAATTCAGAAGTAGTGGGGAAATTCAAAGGAGGTTGGATAGAATTACGGGGTTTGCCATTTCATTTATGGTCTGAGGTACATCTGAAGAAAATAATGGAGCAGTGAGGGACGGTGACAGAGATCGATTGGCAAATGTTGAAACTGTTCGATCTTTGCAAGGCAAGGGTGAGAGTTGTCATGAAGGAACGGTCAGTTCTCTCAGCTTTGATCGAGGTGTTAGATGGGGGATGGGAGTTCACAATTTCAGTTGTAGTGGTTGGAGAGGAAGACATTAGACGAGGCAGAGAAATGGGTGAGTCAACTCGGCAGGAGTTTGAGCCTCACTCGTGGATAGGTGGAAGAAAGAGGGTTGAGGAGGCTAGTTCAACGGCTGTAGGTAGGTCTATTGAGGGGGCAGTTGGCAGAATGAAGAAAGGAAGAGTTAGTCAAATGGCTGAAATTGCTCCTGTGGGGACACGTGGCAAGAGAGGACCGACAGTGGGGAACAATTGGTCCCAACCTTCCTCGTCATTCAGTTTGAATTCAAATAACCTGAGAAATGGGTCTGCCGGGCCAAAGTAGGATGGAGAAGTATGGGCTGGAGGGGACAAAGCCCAATCAACTGGTGAGAAAGGGCTTCGGGTCTCCAAACAAGTGAGAAGGGCCCATTCTTCTCTTAAGCCTAAACCACAGATTGAAGTAGACTTGGGCTGGAAGAGGGGAGATTCTTTAAAAGGCCCATTTCCGAAGATGGGCCAAGAATTGGGAGGTAAGCAGCCCAGCTTTGCGAAGGGCTCTTTACGCAGAGATGACCCCTTTGCAAAAGGAAAGGAGAAGGTAGGCTCTGAGGTTTCTGAAGCTCAATTGAGGGGTTCCATGTTGAAGTGTGGTTCAAAGAAGCTGTGGAATGTTCTATTCCCTCCAAGTTTTGGATGCCGACAAGGGGGTCGAAACCGAAGCGAGCCTCTAACGCTTGAGAGATTGTTGTCATTTTGCGATGCTCTTCCAAAGGAAGATGCTTTCGAAGTGGGAACACAGTTGGAATGAAGCTTTAGTGCGAGTCCAATCAATTTTTGTCGTTCGTTAAGGTTTCGAAAAGGTGTTCCGGGGAAGGAACGTCGCCGACGAGAGGAGATGCGGATGATCATCAAAGGTCTCATCTTAAGGCTCCTTTTCTTTCAAAGGGGAAGGAGAAAATGCGCAAATTCTCTGAAGGTGAAGATAAAGCAAATTTAAAAGGTTTCGTGGGTTTTCCTCATCGTGGCTCATCAGTCACGGTTTTTCCTTCTTATCCAGTAACCAGAGAAAAAGGGCTCAACTCTGTGGGGTCTTGTGGAGTGATGGTAGTGGAAAACTTTGAGATATCTTCTTATTGACATTCTCAGTCATCTCTATCATTTCTTTCTCCTCCCTCTGGCTTGGCTCTTCCACACTTAAGTCCTTCTGTTCCTGTTCTTCCCAATTCAGCCTTTCAGTCTCAGTATCCTATGAAACCTCGAGTTAtatctgaattttttttcaaaaaaaatgacGATGAGGCTTTTTGTCATGGGTTTGTTGGCAATCCTAACCGAGATGGTGTGGAGTCCCAGTTAGCTAGTCTGAACCAATTGTTCGTGAGTTTTAAATCTCTTAAGATCAAGCCCAACACGCCTCTTAGGGCCCCCAACCTGGTTACGGTTAGCCAGGGTGAAACGGAGTTCTCCCCCGATGGGTGAGTTCCAAATAGAAGGCCTTTCCCCCAGCAAAATGGCTAAAGTTTGTGAGGTCTTAAGCTCTCTGGACATTAAGGTGTATTCAAGGCAGAAGAACAGATTTTTTACAGTTAATTGAGAACTGTTGGTTTGGTTTGGAGGTTTAGGGTCAGTGAggtgtttttatgaaaatcatcAGTTGGAATACTAGGGGTTTGGGGTCTAGGAAAAAACAAAGGATGGTTAAGGATTTTTTGCAGCTCGAGAATCCAGATGTTGTGAtgtttcaggaaacaaaaagagaggTGTGTGACAGAAAATTTGTAGGTGGTGTTTGATCGGTTAGGAATAAGGAGTGGGCTGCTCTTCCGGCGTGCGGGGCTTCAGGagggattttgattatttgagACTCAAAGAAATTGAGCAATGAGGATGTGGTAATTGGATCCTTTTTTGTCTCAATCAAATTTGTGTTGGATGGTTGCAGACCCTTGTGGCTGTCTGCAGTTTATGGCCTAAATAGTCCCttacttaggaaggatttttgggtggagttAAGACATTTTTggcctttcttttcctttatggcGTGTGGGtggtgattttaatgttataaggagaagttcagaaaaattgggtgGCTCTAGGTTTACTTCTAGCATGAGGgattttgatggttttataagAGATTGTGAATTACTTGACCCTCCCTTACAGAACGCCTCTTTCACTTAGCCAAACATGGAGGAGTCACCGGTGTGCAAGAGATTTGATCGGTTTCTTTATTCAAATGAGTGGGAACTTTTCTTccctcaaagccttcaagaagttcttcctagaTGGACATCAGATCATTGGCTGATTGTTTTGGATACCAATCTTTTCAAGTGGggcccaacaccttttaggtttgagaatatgtggctgcaACATCCAAGTTTCAAAGAGTGTTTTAGTAGTTGGTGGAGAGAATTTGATGGAAATGGTTGGGAAGGCCAcaagtttatgaggaagttGCAATTTGTTAAGGCAAAATTGAAAGATTGGAATAAGAATTCTTTTGGAACgctaaaggaaaggaaaaaaagcatCTTGGATGAAATAGCTAACATTGATGCCATTGAGCAAGAAGGGGTTCTCTCTTTTGATCTTTCTGCTCAAAGAGttttaagaaaaggggagttagaggaactaattttgagggaagaaattcattggagacaaaaagctaaggtgaaatgggttaaagacggggattgcaattcaaagttttttcacaaagtGGCTAATGACAGACAAAATAGGAATTTCATCAAGTttttggagaatgaaagaggtTTGGTTTTGGATACTTCCGAGAGCATCATAGAGGAGATccttctatattttaaaaagctTTACTCGAGTCTGCCTGGAGAGTCTTGGAGAGTAGAAGAcatagattggtcccctatctCAGAAGAGAGTGCTTCTAGGCTGGATTCCCCTTTCTCCGAAGAAGAGATCTTTAATGCCATTTTTCAGTTAGATAGGGATAAGGCGTCGGGGCCTGATGGTTTTACCATTACAGTGCTTCAtgattgttgggatgtgatcaaggaagacttagtgagggtgtttgcagagtttcacagtagtgggattattaatcaaagcactaatgcctcctTCATAGTTCTTTTGTCCAAAAAAAGCCAGACAAAgaagatttcaaattttagacctattagcttgatcacttgTCTTGATAAGGTAATAGTCAAAGTTCTATCAGGGCGATTAAGAGGAGTACTACACGAAACtatccattctactcaaggtgcttttgttcaagggagacaaattttggacgtagttcttatagccaatgagatagtggatgagaaaaggcgATTAAGGGATGAAGGaattgtcttcaaaattgactttgaaaaggcttatgaccatgtgaattgggattttttggatcacgtgttggagaagaaggggtttagtcctaAATGGAGGAATTGGATGAGAGGTTGTCTGTCTTTGGTCTCTTATGTTATTCTAGTGAATGGAAAGGCTAAAAGGTGGGTCAAGGCATCTAGAGGACTAAGGCAAGGTGACCCTTTATCGCTTTTTCTATTCTCTATTGTCGCAGATGTGTTGAGCAGAATGATGTTGAGAGCTGAGGAAAGAAGtatgttggagggtttcagggtaggtaggaatagaacaagggtgtcccatttgcaattcgcagatgataccattttttttttccaactcttGTGCGGAAGAACTGCAAACTCTTAAGAGTTTATTATTAGTGTTTAGACAAATTTCTGGGCTTAAGGTCAATCTCGACAAGAGTAAGCTTTTTGGCATCAACCTTGATCAGAATCATCTCTCTAGGTTAGCCTTgttgcttgattgcaaggctttTAATTGGCCTATACTCTTCCTGGGTCTacctttgggagggaatccaATTGCTTGCGGATtctgggatccagtgattgagagaatctctaGGAGATTAGACGGGTGGAAAAAGACTTACTTATCTTTCGGtggtaggataactcttatccactCATGCCTTTTCCACATTCCTAGCTACTTTCTATCCCTGTTTAAGATTCTCGCTTtagtggctgcaaaaattgagagattgcaaagggatttcctttggtcaggggttggggaaggtaaaagagatcatcttgctagttgggatgtagtgtgtaaaCCGAGGGCAAAAGGGGGATTGgggtttgggaagatttctttaagaaatctcgctcttttagggaagtggttgtggaggtatcCTAGGGAGAGTACAACTctgtggcatcaggtcattctaagcatttatgggacacattcaaatggttgggatgccaacacttcACATTGTTGTTCTTGGAAGGCTATTGTACAAGTCTTTCAGAATTTTTCAAAGTATACTTgatttgtggtaggagatggggaaagaatttgcttttgggaagatttgtggtggggggaccaacctttgagatcacaatatccaagactatttagagtagtcacggataaaaatatccttatttCTTGAATTCTTGGTTCTGCTCAATCTTtttcttggaactttaatttccgtcgTAACCTTTTCGATTCAAAGATAGAAGATCTAGAATGTCTCATGCAATCTCTTGATTGTATGCATTTGTCCACTTTGGCTTTAGATGCGAGATCTTGATCTTAATCTTCTTCAGGATTGTTTACAGTCAAGTCTTTCTTTATAGCCTTGTCCCAAATACCTGATTtatcttctcttttttccctactaagtttgtatggaattctcaagtccctttcaaagtcaaatcctttgtctggttagtggcacacaagaaggcaaatactaatgacttgctacaattgagaagacttTACAAAACTCTTAGTCCTGAaatttgtaagttgtgcatgaagcaaGGAGAATCAacagatcatcttttcctacattgttctTTGACGACGGGGTTATGACACAGATTATTTcagctagccaagatggattagGTTCCTTTGAGAAGCATTTcagacatgatgtccatcaattataaaggttttggcACTTCCAAGAGAGGGATAGTTCTGTGGCAAAATGCGTGCatcgctttaatttgggttgtgtggcgggaaagaaatgctaggatatttgaggacatagctaggaattcagagaatctttgggattccattcatttccttgcttctctttgggctttttgttccgtggtttttaagggcattccccttagcatgttacaactagattggctagca
It contains:
- the LOC100243262 gene encoding cell division cycle 5-like protein, whose translation is MRIMIKGGVWKNTEDEILKAAVMKYGKNQWARISSLLVRKSAKQCKARWYEWLDPSIKKTEWTREEDEKLLHLAKLMPTQWRTIAPIVGRTPSQCLERYEKLLDAACVKDENYEPGDDPRKLRPGEIDPNPESKPARPDPVDMDEDEKEMLSEARARLANTRGKKAKRKAREKQLEEARRLASLQKRRELKAAGIDGRHRKRKRKGIDYNAEIPFEKKPPPGFFDVTDEERLVEQPKFPTTIEELEGKRRVDVEAQLRKQDVAKNKIAQRQDAPSAILQANKMNDPETVRKRSKLMLPAPQISDHELEEIAKMGYASDLLAGNEELTEGSGATRALLANYSQTPRQGMTPLRTPQRTPAGKGDAIMMEAENLARLRESQTPLLGGENPELHPSDFSGVTPKRRDVQTPNLMLTPSATPGGVGSTPRISMTPSRDAHSFGITPKGTPIRDELHINEDMDMHDSAKLELRRQADLRRNLRSGLGSLPQPKNEYQVVIQPIPEDNEEPEEKIEEDMSDRLARERAEEEARQQALLRKRSKVLQRELPRPPVASLDLIRNSLMRADEDKSSFVPPTLIEQADEMIRKELLGLLEHDNAKYPLDEKTEKEKKKGGKRSANGKSAGSVPDIEDFEEAELKEADNLIKEEVQFLRVAMGHDNESLDEFVEAHKTCLNDLMYFPTRDAYGLSSVAGNMEKLAALQNEFDNVKKRMEDDTKKAQRLEQKIKLLTHGYQMRAGKLWTQIEATFKQMDTAGTELECFQALQKQEQLAASHRINGLWEEVQKQKELEQTLQSRYGDLIAEQERIQSLINEYRVQAKIQEEIAAKNHALELAEAEMCQMDVENPEPAAADELGNSVQVDPSHGGLPDQKMDSSQEEYHTSPKHDADADADAANHITVAGLETPDAVAASDVLGNSFPADPSHDEMPGQKLDAAEGEAHASPNPDVNVGAENETIVPDTETAEPVCPSDELGKSMPVGSSRDGTPNDQMGAVQAEAYASTKLDGDVGAEAQDGGGS